TTAACCGCATCCCAAAATAGCATCtaccacatgtgcaccgcTATCGAGTACTAATCGATCCCGGGCAGGTAACCAGGACCACATAAAATACAAAGAGACCGACAATACCAGGGAGCGCCTTCATATTAGTAGCACATTCCCTCAATAACCGCAAGACACTGTCCGAGGCGAAACGATGCGCCCAGTTCCGTAAACAAAGTTACTTCGAATCCTACACTCCCATCTGCTACCCTGCACCTACATAGCCGtctacaaaaaaaaaaaaaaaagaaaagaaaaaccaGGCAAACTGTCTCACGCAGTATTGAAGTTGTCATGTTggtatacggagtacggagccCCAATAAATAACCAATGCCGACGGGTGTAAAATATTCTATATTAACCACACGCTGATGCATGTCCGTCTCGCCGTGTTACAGTAGCTTTCGCGAATATGGCTCGTGGATATACAGAAAtcgccatgatggcttcgCTCATACAGATACAAAGGGGGCCTCTGGACGCACCCCGGATTCAACGTCATTCCCTATCCCTCACTCTCAAAGTGCAAGGCTGTCGCGCATACCACACCCTCCTTTCCTTAACCCCCAGTGCGGCATCCATCAACTTTTGGGTATCTGATCGCCGATGCCCCAAATCTCGGCCCTCCTTCAGCCCGCCATCAAGCACTTGCGCCTCTTCCACAGATGCCGCCAATTCAAACTCGCCACGACAAAGCGCCGTCACGCCAATCACGAATTCTGTCACTTGGTGCCCCTTGAGTTTggggagctgctgctgcaaagCCCCGTTCCAAGCAAATTTCCTGGTATAGTCGAGTGCCACGTTGAGTGGCCGGTGGCATAACGCCGGCATCAACCTGACGAGCGGCAATATGGGTTTGGCTGTCCTGTTCGCGATTTGAACCCTCATCTGCATAAACTCATCCACATACGCCACGTTGTCCGGCGCTCCGTCTATCGATACGGCAATGTCAACCTCGTCAAACTTGATGGCTTCTATCATTCGGGGTGTTAGCCGAATATTTCGCAGTTCCACCACACCATTTCGTTTAGGTACCGACGTCGTCTGCCATGTCGCCTTTAGATTCTCAAGCAGCTTTTCCCGGTACCAAAAGGCCTCGCGGTTCGCGCGCTCCATGTCCGGCGAGATTTTGCTCGTGCTAACGACAAATTGTCTGTTGCGTGATGGATTGAGACTCGGCACTGATTCGTGAGGATCCTCGAGGTATACTCTCTTCATTGGGATGACGACCCTGCTTGTCTTTCCGGGGAGTATACTGTCCCCCACCATCATTCCATCTTCGCCTTCCAACTGGACCGACATCTGGCTTGGCCAAGCATTGCGCAGATCCACGGCGAGTAGGAAATACTTGTCTGGGGAAGCCGTCCTTTCATCGCCACCCACTCTCTTCAACAAGGCCGGTGGAACCTGTCCTTGCACAGAAACGGCATCGATACGAGAAAGCTCGACGCTGGCATTCACTGTGACAGTCAAATCCAGCAATACTTGACGCGTATAAAACTGCTCCGTCACCTCGTCCCGTGGAACACCAAGGCATGTATAGTCTGCTTGAATTGCGGCGTGTGTTAAACCAGGCTTGCCCAGAATTTCAAACTCAAAGGTCGCCTCTCCACCCGGTGGTATATATCGGTTTTGATTGTTTCGCGGGAGCCTTAAAGCCTGTTTCTTCATAAGGACCAACTCGTACTCATAAAGCTCAGCCGGCGTAGCCTCCCGGTTCTCTAGCGCCGCCTGCAACGGACCCTGTGTAGAATCCTTGAACGAAAAGAGCAGAAAGTCTACAGGCGTAGTGGTAGATGTGTTCTGCATCGTGACGGTAAAAACTTGCCTTTCGCCTTCGAGGATCATGACTGATGACTGGGCTAGACTAGTCGACTTGACAACCACTAGCGGCTGAGGCTGAACGACATTTAGATTCAGAACCTTCATTTCTGGTTTCACAGGCGCCGTCCTGCTGCCACCTTCCAGTGTAGGCGGACCCTTGGATTTAATCTTTTCGGCCCGAGATGGCGTCCAATGCCTAGCGAAAATGGGGAATCTGCGTTCTCGACAACCGCGTATTTTGACCACAGCACCCGTAATCTTGATGGAGCCAGAAGCCTTTGGACGGCCTTTCAGTCGTACGAGTTGCGTCCGATAGGGCCCTAGAATCACATTTTCTGGAACTGGTTCAAAGTCAACGCCCTCAGTGTCGAGTCGCATGCTTTCAATGTCTACCTCTACGTCGTATGTATTTTGCAGCGTGACTTTGAACGTGGCCAATTCGCCAGCCACCAGGTTCTCCGCAGCCACTTCGTCAGGTTCCTTCAAAAAAGGATTATAAATGAACGGATTAACGTCTTGCGAAGCTCTCGAGGCGTTCGCGCCGGGGAGCACACTCTTTGCATGAGGAATCGGCGTTCGGGTATTGGGTAATGGCTCTAACGCGATGCCCCGAACGAGGAATTCATCCCAGTACTCGGCTGCCAGGCCTCCCAGGCCAATTCGCTCCGTGAGAGCAGCTGTCCGCGCTATATTGGTTACAAGGCGGACCTGTTCGTCTTTATGGATGTGTGGCGCTGCGTCTTCGCGCTTGGGACCGGGAGCGATTCCAGAGCCAGCCGTTCGCATAAGATCGCTAGAGAATTTTAGGACACCGTCAAAATCTGGGAGTGCCTCAGAAAAATTAATGCATGCTCTGAGGATGTTTAGTTTGATTTCAGTGAATCCAAAGAACCGTGTCGATGACTGTATGAGAGCCCTTGCAACGGTTGCACTGTCAGAATCGTCGGCACCGTCGCGCTTCTTGCGCATGTCGAAGCCAACGACACCGTACGACCTGCATAGTAGCTCCAGGAACGGCTCGATGCCGTGCTCGatgtcgccctcgccaagaTCCAGCGCAACCCCCGCTGCGCTGGTTCTGTCACTACCTGGAACCAGGGAGACCAAACCTGCCGCAGGGTGAATACCCGCCTCGGCAGCACCACGAGTACGAGCCTCCACAAGACCGGCAATGAGGACCGATACTAGCTCACGAATCACCATGGCTTTTTTCCGGTGGTACCCTAATGCTCCAAGCACATTCGCAATACCGCTCAATATTGACGTTCGGTCAGCAGTTGTGAGAAGTTCCGTTCCAGATGACGGAAATGCCTTGAATAACATGTTCACAATCTGCTGTCTTGATGGTGTCACAGTAAACCGAGGAGAGGTTGTTAGAGTCTGAGTCGGCAGTTCACCAGTGACAATAGCGCCGAATGCCTTCTGATCCAACATCCCGCCGCTGAAATGCATCGCTGACTGCAGTTTGCAAAATCGAATGGTGGTCTCAGCCAGAGGTAGGGGTGGCAGGTTTTCACTAGATATTCGAGAAAACAAACCCAAGATTCTATCGAGGAGCTCAGGAAGCAGATTCTGCAGATGGCGTATGTGCTTAGGCTGTGAATAATTGGCGCTGTCTGCTTCTGATTTCAGAACTCCCGATATGCTCGTGGACCTCTCGTGGCTCGGCAAGCAGACGGTTGGTATTTGGAACTCTAGTTTCGACCAGCCCAAGAGTACAAGATTCATGATGATAAGCTCGAGAGCCTTCCCATGCCAAATATGGTCGTTCAATGAGCGAGCAGCTGTTGCGCCTTCTGATAGTTCCCTGAGGGAGTCGCCCCATCGTCCTGCCTGCAAATACATGGATCCGATGAGCACGGACGTGCGTCCTTTGCCGCGCAACCTCCATCGATCATTGGCACCACCAGGCCCAAACCCTTGTACAGACACTCGATCTCGACTGAGATCGCGCGAGCCGTTCACATCAGATCTCTGCGGCTTCTGATCCGGGCTTGATGGCCCGGTGCTAGATCCACTCTGTCCACCGTTAGGACTCATGGGCGTGGTAGATAATCCACTTCgtggcggcgttgacgggCGTCCGGCCGCATTACTAGGTGATCTCGATGTCGTAGGCGGCATAGACAGTCTTGTCTGTGTCCTATCCGCAACACTCGACGCCGAGCTAGACCGCGACAGTTGCTGGGGCAGCGAAAACTGCGAGTTCCGACGTGACAGTGACGCAGGGCTTCCATCGCCGTTGCCGCCCCATGTATTGCCATTCATGTTTTTAGCCGAATACAATCCTGGAGATTCAATAGTAGACATTCCCTCGAATGATTTCGCCAACGTCGTCATCTCCGCTAATACTAATGACGAGATGTCACACATTACCGTTTTTATAGTCGTTCGCTTTCGCTTGTCCTTGGGAGGAACAAACAGTATCTCTTCTGGCGTATGAACATCTACTCCCTCGGGAGAGATGTAATCAAAGATAACGACTTGGTGTACCAGAACCTTGGGATAATTATCTCTCAACTCCTCCAATTCTTGATACAAGGCGTGTACATTTCTCTCAACCGTTGTCGCTGCCCTATTCGCCGAATACCTCTTGCTAAACGTCTTGTCCTGAAGCTCCTCTCCGTCCGCTAGCGCAATAAGTACGAGTGGTTCGCGGTATAAATCGAATGGCGACAAGGCGAGGTGCGACACTGGAGGCACGTGCGTTATAAGATCGTATAGCATTGCGCCGTCGGGATACGCCAATGGAGAAAACATGTCTAATAGGTCAGCACCTGTTACCTCCAAACATGGAAACACGACATCATAGAAGAAAAGAGGGTCGGCAAGTTACAAGATAAGGGGGGAGCAGGTATACTTCGATTT
The DNA window shown above is from Metarhizium brunneum chromosome 1, complete sequence and carries:
- the BET4 gene encoding Geranylgeranyl transferase type-2 subunit alpha — translated: MSSDPLLPIAPARVRALLLPLGKIKTQRFAEFVKLLQAEYVVHLRDISADGRPNRNMFSPLAYPDGAMLYDLITHVPPVSHLALSPFDLYREPLVLIALADGEELQDKTFSKRYSANRAATTVERNVHALYQELEELRDNYPKVLVHQVVIFDYISPEGVDVHTPEEILFVPPKDKRKRTTIKTVMCDISSLVLAEMTTLAKSFEGMSTIESPGLYSAKNMNGNTWGGNGDGSPASLSRRNSQFSLPQQLSRSSSASSVADRTQTRLSMPPTTSRSPSNAAGRPSTPPRSGLSTTPMSPNGGQSGSSTGPSSPDQKPQRSDVNGSRDLSRDRVSVQGFGPGGANDRWRLRGKGRTSVLIGSMYLQAGRWGDSLRELSEGATAARSLNDHIWHGKALELIIMNLVLLGWSKLEFQIPTVCLPSHERSTSISGVLKSEADSANYSQPKHIRHLQNLLPELLDRILGLFSRISSENLPPLPLAETTIRFCKLQSAMHFSGGMLDQKAFGAIVTGELPTQTLTTSPRFTVTPSRQQIVNMLFKAFPSSGTELLTTADRTSILSGIANVLGALGYHRKKAMVIRELVSVLIAGLVEARTRGAAEAGIHPAAGLVSLVPGSDRTSAAGVALDLGEGDIEHGIEPFLELLCRSYGVVGFDMRKKRDGADDSDSATVARALIQSSTRFFGFTEIKLNILRACINFSEALPDFDGVLKFSSDLMRTAGSGIAPGPKREDAAPHIHKDEQVRLVTNIARTAALTERIGLGGLAAEYWDEFLVRGIALEPLPNTRTPIPHAKSVLPGANASRASQDVNPFIYNPFLKEPDEVAAENLVAGELATFKVTLQNTYDVEVDIESMRLDTEGVDFEPVPENVILGPYRTQLVRLKGRPKASGSIKITGAVVKIRGCRERRFPIFARHWTPSRAEKIKSKGPPTLEGGSRTAPVKPEMKVLNLNVVQPQPLVVVKSTSLAQSSVMILEGERQVFTVTMQNTSTTTPVDFLLFSFKDSTQGPLQAALENREATPAELYEYELVLMKKQALRLPRNNQNRYIPPGGEATFEFEILGKPGLTHAAIQADYTCLGVPRDEVTEQFYTRQVLLDLTVTVNASVELSRIDAVSVQGQVPPALLKRVGGDERTASPDKYFLLAVDLRNAWPSQMSVQLEGEDGMMVGDSILPGKTSRVVIPMKRVYLEDPHESVPSLNPSRNRQFVVSTSKISPDMERANREAFWYREKLLENLKATWQTTSVPKRNGVVELRNIRLTPRMIEAIKFDEVDIAVSIDGAPDNVAYVDEFMQMRVQIANRTAKPILPLVRLMPALCHRPLNVALDYTRKFAWNGALQQQLPKLKGHQVTEFVIGVTALCRGEFELAASVEEAQVLDGGLKEGRDLGHRRSDTQKLMDAALGVKERRVWYARQPCTLRHGVARTFRVRTEEQRLQDLEKIRKYRALEDEVRDKAASAAYTPELFQLTSKLLSINPEYYTIWNIRRRCLLSSLLSPATSHQPPDTRDSAPDHVEQQASSDRDVLQSELSFTIPLLMQSPKCYWIWNFRQWTLSQAILRLPAPAARQIWQTELGLTSKMLDKDQRNFHAWSYRRLVVGRLESPELQGRSMAEDEFSYTTRVIHRDLSNFSAWHNRSQLMARLLEERGAGAQQRAALLAEELHLVREALNVGPEDQSLWYYHRFLVAQIVDRGGVGGTFVPDLTADEKAAYLGREIDEIKELLEDYDDIKWIYESLLEYTLALGRLDQGRGRAGDLRGWLAKLRVLDPMRIGRWDDIERQVE